In the Gossypium arboreum isolate Shixiya-1 chromosome 10, ASM2569848v2, whole genome shotgun sequence genome, one interval contains:
- the LOC108488977 gene encoding heavy metal-associated isoprenylated plant protein 7-like, translating into MVPKFERPPVTQINVRMDCNGCVHKIKKALHGIHGIYHVHPDIAQQKLIVIGMADPEIIVKAIRKTRKTATICSHLEPTEPPPEVGSAALEGENPPPPEEKPKDEPPPENPQSELAETDAHANQKPPPQPSPPKDVDLSYGGPWSRHHNSQNFQHELPPQPAAFVTHCYNTYMPSPYVTEYQYVHSPPRYVQYSRVGHCNEDYHNYYINGSNIDNNGNGSIASLFSDDNPNACTIM; encoded by the exons ATGGTGCCCAAGTTCGAG AGACCTCCAGTCACCCAAATCAATGTCCGAATGGACTGCAATGGATGTGTTCACAAGATCAAGAAGGCGCTACATGGCATTCATG GTATATACCATGTTCATCCTGATATTGCTCAACAGAAGTTGATTGTAATAGGAATGGCGGATCCAGAAATAATAGTTAAGGCAATTAGGAAAACTAGGAAGACGGCAACTATCTGTTCTCATTTAGAGCCAACAGAACCACCGCCTGAAGTTGGTTCAGCAGCTCTGGAGGGAGAAAATCCGCCACCACCTGAAGAAAAACCAAAAGATGAACCGCCACCGGAGAATCCACAATCGGAGCTGGCGGAAACTGATGCCCATGCCAACCAGAAACCACCACCGCAACCTTCTCCGCCGAAAGATGTCGATCTTAGCTATGGAGGGCCCTGGAGCAGACACCACAATAGCCAAAATTTCCAGCATGAATTACCACCTCAACCTGCTGCCTTTGTAACTCACTGCTACAACACATACATGCCATCACCATATGTGACAGAATACCAATATGTTCATTCACCACCACGGTACGTGCAATATAGTAGGGTTGGTCACTGCAATGAGGACTATCACAATTATTACATCAATGGCAGCAACATCGATAACAATGGCAATGGAAGTATTGCATCACTGTTTAGTGATGACAACCCCAACGCTTGTACAATAATGTAG